A single Capricornis sumatraensis isolate serow.1 chromosome 20, serow.2, whole genome shotgun sequence DNA region contains:
- the EMC8 gene encoding ER membrane protein complex subunit 8, producing MPGVKLTTQAYCKMVLHGAKYPHCAVNGLLVAEKQKPRKEHLPLGGPGAHHTLFVDCIPLFHGTLALAPMLEVALTLIDSWCKDNSYVIAGYYQANERVKDASPNQVAEKVASRIAEGFSDTALIMVDNTKFTMDCVVPTIHVYEHHENKWRCRDPHYDYCEDWPEAQRISASLLDSRSYETLVDFDNHLDDIRNDWTNPEINKAVLHLC from the exons ATGCCCGGGGTGAAGCTGACCACCCAGGCCTACTGCAAGATGGTGCTGCACGGCGCGAAGTACCCGCACTGCGCCGTCAACGGACTGCTCGTGGCCGAGAAGCAGAAGCCGCGCAAAGAGCACCTGCCCCTGGGCGGCCCGGGAGCCCACCACACCCTCTTCGTGGACTGTATCCCCCTCTTCCACGGCACCCTGGCCCTCGCCCCCATGCTGGAGGTGGCCCTCACCCTG aTTGATTCGTGGTGCAAAGATAATAGCTACGTGATTGCTGGTTATTATCAAGCTAATGAACGAGTAAAGGATGCCAG TCCAAACCAGGTAGCAGAAAAGGTGGCCTCCAGAATCGCCGAGGGCTTCAGTGACACGGCTCTCATCATG GTAGACAACACTAAATTCACGATGGACTGTGTGGTCCCCACGATCCATGTGTATGAACACCACGAAAACAAATGGCGCTGCAGAGACCCGCACTA TGATTACTGTGAAGACTGGCCAGAGGCCCAGAGGATCTCGGCATCGCTCCTGGACAGCCGGTCCTACGAAACACTCGTGGATTTTGATAACCACCTGGATGACATTCGGAATGACTGGACAAATCCAGAGATCAATAAAGCTGTTCTGCACTTGTGTTAG
- the COX4I1 gene encoding cytochrome c oxidase subunit 4 isoform 1, mitochondrial, with product MLATRVFTLIGRRAISTSVCVRAHGSVVKSEDYALPSYVDRRDYPLPDVAHVKNLSASQKALKEKEKASWSSLSIDEKVELYRLKFKESFAEMNRSTNEWKTVVGAAMFFIGFTALLLIWEKHYVYGPIPHTFEEEWVAKQTKRMLDMKVAPVQGFSAKWDYDKNEWKK from the exons atgttgGCGACCAGAGTATTTACCCTGATTGGCAGGCGTGCAATTTCCACCTCGGTGTGTGTTCGGGCCCATG GAAGTGTTGTAAAGAGTGAAGATTATGCTCTCCCGAGTTATGTGGACCGGCGTGACTACCCCTTGCCCGACGTGGCCCACGtcaagaacctgtctgccagccAGAAGGCcttgaaggagaaggagaaggcttcctggagcagTCTCTCCATCGATGAGAAAGTTGAAC TGTACCGCCTCAAGTTCAAGGAGAGCTTTGCTGAGATGAACAGGAGCACAAACGAGTGGAAGACGGTGGTGGGCGCGGCCATGTTCTTCATCGGCTTCACCGCGCTCCTCCTCATCTGGGAGAAGCACTATG TGTACGGCCCCATCCCGCACACCTTTGAAGAGGAGTGGGTGGCCAAGCAGACCAAGAGGATGCTCGACATGAAGGTGGCCCCCGTCCAGGGCTTCTCGGCCAAGTGGGACTACGACAAGAACGAGTGGAAGAAGTGA